One genomic segment of Brassica napus cultivar Da-Ae chromosome A3, Da-Ae, whole genome shotgun sequence includes these proteins:
- the LOC106428035 gene encoding protein NETWORKED 4B-like gives MDSPTEETRLEISGDTREWSENSLEEVSSGLDQGASSPVTPESDRLHAALSFGNGSSDVSPNHESDSSYSELDSEAEAFYSSLNHQLVSSGTMDGLELGEKPMSYSELVKKLGQFEEELRTKSLKLQESEQEIEKLKGEAEKRDYDALLAELEAARREIEAKDADIETEKRRALEMQGQVVDLESQLSDLRFNVGNVVDELHASKECLAAADAEISKLSTEKTKLESDVSSFLEKQTFLEDQIKRSDAEKMEMKSNEVKLEAEINALKTGLASRDERIEALNKDFDKHKLRYDMLMAERDGVCAEVDNLKAEMRARDIQIKQMEERVNQLVSESGNAKNTVEELREMVKELEKQAELQRYAISEGEEEKREAIRQLCYSLDHYKSGYRQLLRFLSGNKKQHQATMVV, from the exons ATGGATTCTCCTACAGAAGAAACTAGACTTGAGATCTCTGGCGATACACGCGAGTGGTCAGAGAATTCGCTTGAAGAAGTCTCATCAG GGTTAGACCAAGGTGCCTCTTCCCCTGTAACTCCAGAGTCTGACAGATTACATGCAGCTCTCAGCTTTGGAAACGGAAGTTCAGATGTTTCTCCAAATCATGAGTCTGACTCTTCTTACTCCGAGTTAGACTCGGAAGCTGAGGCCTTTTACTCATCTCTTAACCACCAGCTGGTCTCATCAGGGACGATGGATGGTCTTGAGTTAGGTGAGAAGCCAATGAGCTACAGCGAACTGGTGAAGAAGCTTGGTCAATTCGAGGAAGAGCTCAGGACTAAAAGCCTAAAGCTCCAAGAATCTGAACAAGAGATTGAAAAACTAAAGGGTGAGGCTGAGAAGAGAGACTATGATGCTCTTCTTGCTGAGCTTGAAGCTGCAAGGAGGGAGATAGAGGCAAAGGACGCAGACATTGAGACTGAGAAAAGGCGAGCCCTGGAGATGCAAGGACAGGTGGTTGATTTGGAATCTCAGCTCTCAGACTTGCGTTTCAATGTAGGGAATGTAGTGGACGAGCTTCATGCGAGTAAAGAGTGTTTAGCTGCAGCAGATGCTGAGATCTCAAAGCTCTCTACCGAAAAAACAAAGCTGGAGAGTGATGTTTCTAGTTTCTTAGAGAAGCAAACCTTCTTGGAAGATCAGATTAAGCGTTCTGACGCAGAGAAAATGGAGATGAAGAGCAACGAGGTGAAGCTGGAAGCTGAGATCAATGCATTGAAGACAGGCTTAGCATCAAGAGATGAGCGTATTGAAGCGTTGAACAAGGACTTCGATAAGCATAAGCTGAGGTACGACATGTTGATGGCAGAGAGAGATGGAGTTTGCGCTGAAGTAGACAATCTAAAAGCGGAGATGAGGGCAAGAGACATCCAAATCAAGCAAATGGAGGAGCGAGTTAACCAGCTTGTGTCTGAATCAGGAAATGCTAAGAACACTGTGGAAGAGCTGAGGGAGATGGTTAAAGAACTGGAGAAGCAAGCAGAGTTGCAGAGGTATGCGATATCAGAAGGTGAGGAAGAGAAACGAGAGGCGATAAGACAGCTTTGTTACTCTCTGGATCATTACAAAAGCGGATACAGACAGCTTCTGCGGTTTCTCTCGGGCAACAAAAAGCAACATCAGGCAACAATGGTCGTTTGA
- the LOC106427987 gene encoding protein ENHANCED DISEASE RESISTANCE 4-like has protein sequence MASKSGQRVRLVKCPKCLKILQEDEDVPVYQCGGCSAILQAKRRSTAPKTAPSAGEAERAQASESSNTAPSAGETKGAQASELPSTPPSAGEAERDQASEHPNAVPSAGEAERDQASESPNAATSGGEAEGVQASESPNAAPSAGEAEGAQASEHLNTATSGGEAEGVQASESPNAAPSEGEAEGAQASEHLNTATSAGEAEGGQASEPPSEPETNNVSSSSGQDTVLASPSGQEDEKDQDGSMESTEKQLDGLELSQGEERNEIQLRELSLGDSDKNEEEDNSSRLKSDMKSVAGTSSGSLNDDPVMEARRTSDSSSDAFHKLEAEISPDASPIEEEQQDQEDHLFQPHRDSTDDLPANKTSSAYDGSKSSSDEREDQEENQQWNALQNIRYPQTFKEQGGSSSSTFSDKRPSGTTTHKERHQYKSLQLEGPGGRLGRQGRRHVSEQLRPDVPLYPREPYARLSPSSYPSHDVFDRYSRAHSLQMPPPYEGVDHMYHNNNTRARERGQGSRFSGEMTNHPGWYSSQMYSSYSSYSASPQRLMEQQPEYYPRWSHEIVSDAEDHQRTRHEARLRRQQPVAKRHIRPTAGGAPFVTCYSCSANLQLPVDFLIFKRKYHLLRCGTCTTVLRFSLQSRTHLVPAVTHDINANRSSNPENPSSSAAQEEEEEEEIPVARGSPLHRLMGYSTVSQVFKASQRPPSV, from the exons ATGGCGAGCAAGTCCGGGCAGAGAGTTCGGTTGGTGAAATGCCCCAAGTGCTTAAAGATTCTACAGGAAGACGAAGATGTTCCTGTTTATCAATGCGGTGGTTGCTCAGCCATTCTCCAag CCAAAAGACGGAGCACTGCTCCAAAAACTGCACCAAGTGCAGGAGAAGCAGAGAGGGCTCAAGCAAGTGAGTCTTCAAACACTGCACCAAGTGCAGGAGAAACAAAAGGGGCTCAAGCTAGTGAGCTTCCAAGCACTCCACCAAGTGCAGGAGAAGCAGAGAGGGATCAAGCCAGTGAGCATCCAAACGCTGTACCAAGTGCAGGAGAAGCAGAGAGGGATCAAGCCAGTGAGTCTCCAAACGCTGCAACAAGTGGAGGAGAAGCAGAAGGGGTTCAAGCCAGTGAGTCTCCAAACGCTGCACCAAGTGCAGGAGAAGCAGAAGGGGCTCAAGCCAGTGAGCATCTAAACACTGCAACAAGTGGAGGAGAAGCAGAAGGGGTACAAGCCAGTGAGTCTCCAAACGCTGCACCAAGTGAAGGAGAAGCAGAAGGGGCGCAAGCCAGTGAGCATCTAAACACTGCAACAAGTGCAGGAGAAGCAGAGGGGGGTCAAGCCAGTGAGCcgccaagcgagcctgaaacCAACAATGTGTCCAGCAGCTCAGGGCAGGACACGGTTCTTGCTTCACCCTCAGGCCAAGAAGATGAGAAGGATCAGGATGGATCCATGGAGTCCACTGAGAAGCAGCTTGATGGCTTAGAGTTATCTCAAGGAGAGGAGAGGAATGAAATCCAACTGCGCGAACTCTCACTTGGTGATTCTGAcaagaatgaagaagaagacaactcCAGCAGGTTGAAGTCTGATATGAAATCCGTGGCTGGGACTAGCTCAGGAAGCTTGAATGATGATCCTGTGATGGAAGCAAGAAGAACTAGTGATTCGTCTAGTGATGCTTTCCACAAGCTTGAAGCTGAAATCTCTCCTGATGCTTCTCCAATTGAAGAGGAGCAACAAGACCAAGAAGATCATCTTTTTCAACCTCACAGGGACTCAACAGATGATCTTCCTGCAAACAAGACTTCTTCTGCATATGATGGGAGCAAGTCTTCCTCCGACGAAAGAGAAGACCAAGAAGAAAACCAACAATGGAATGCTCTTCAGAACATAAGATACCCTCAAACTTTCAAGGAGCAAGGTGGAAGTTCCTCATCTACTTTCTCTGACAAGAGGCCAAGTGGGACTACCACACACAAGGAACGGCATCAGTACAAGTCTCTGCAACTTGAGGGGCCAGGAGGACGTCTTGGAAGACAAGGGAGGAGACACGTCTCAGAACAACTTCGACCAGACGTGCCTTTATATCCGAGAGAACCATACGCACGTCTAAGCCCTTCTTCATATCCATCACACGATGTGTTTGATCGCTATTCCCGTGCACACTCGCTTCAAATGCCTCCTCCATACGAGGGTGTTGACCATATGTatcacaacaacaacacaagGGCAAGAGAACGGGGACAAGGGAGTAGGTTCTCAGGAGAGATGACGAACCATCCCGGTTGGTATTCAAGTCAGATGTATAGCTCTTACAGCTCATACTCCGCAAGTCCACAGAGACTAATGGAACAACAGCCTGAGTATTACCCGAGATGGAGCCATGAGATAGTCTCTGATGCTGAGGATCATCAGCGTACTAGACATGAGGCCCGTCTTCGTCGACAACAGCCTGTGGCCAAGCGTCATATCCGTCCAACGGCCGGTGGAGCCCCTTTCGTCACCTGTTACAGCTGCTCAGCAAACCTACAGCTTCCTGTAGACTTTCTCATTTTCAAGAGGAAGTATCATCTCCTCAGATGCGGCACTTGCACCACTGTTCTCAGATTCTCGCTTCAGTCCAGAACTCATTTAGTTCCTGCAGTAACACATGACATAAACGCTAACAGGAGTAGCAATCCCGAAAACCCGAGCTCCTCTGCTGCtcaggaagaggaagaggaagaggagataCCTGTGGCTAGAGGCTCACCGCTTCATCGGCTAATGGGATATTCTACTGTAAGCCAAGTCTTTAAAGCTTCTCAGCGTCCTCCTTCTGTGTAA